The DNA sequence GATGAGGGGTGTCTTTGCTGATGCGGTTTGCACTTTCCTAGCCatagcctcctcctcctctgcctcactCAAAGAATCCCTGAAAACCCAAAGCTAGCTCTGCGTCCCGGGCTGGCCCAGAAATTGCTCCAAGCTGCGCTAGTACCAAAGGGGTGGGGTCTGCAGGATGCTGGAAGGTGCCTTTTAGacaaatgaaaatcaatgaaatactCAAGTGAATGTTTTCTTCCTTGCCTGTGGTGTTAGGCAGCAAGAAAAACTGCCTCTTCATTTGTATTAAATTATTAAGTAGCATCATTCCATTAGCAATATTAAGTGGCTATAATTTAACCTAGTTAGCTGCACTTTCAGGCGAGGCTTTTGCTCTTGGGAGGCAGCAGTGCTGGGAAGGGTTCCCCCTGGCTTCCTGGGTGTGAGCCCTGGGGTCACTACAGTTACTCTTTGTGAAGGTTGCAGAGAGAAGGGCAGGTGTGATGGGAGCTTAGAACAAAAGTCCCAACCCCCGGTCCCCTCCCCGCAGCTTACCCCAGCTCCTCTTCCTCGATGAAGCCGCTCTTGTCTTTATCCAGGATGTGGAACACCTTCCTCACGTCGTCTGCACTTTTTTTCTTCAGGCCAACCATTTGGAAGAACTTTTTGTGGTCGAAGGAGTCGGTGGCTATGGAGGGAGGAGCAGAGTCAAATGAGGACCAAGAAGGGACAGTAGAGAAGGGCGGGGAGTGGGGGTGTCTTGGCATTTACTGATGGACTCCCGCGTGCCAGTGCTGGGAATGGGAGGAAGGTTCCTCCATCCTGGCCAGGGGAGGATGCTCTGTCCAAGGTCACCCGCCGGAGGTGGAAGAGGTGGGCTCACACCCAGACCTCCCTGGCTCTCGAGCCTGCTCCCCGTTTCCCCTGCACCTTTCCCTAGTGGGGACAGCACCTAAGCCCCAACCAGAGACTTCTGTCCTCTTGAGAACTTTGTGTCCACGAAGCCTTTTGGGTGTGGCTGGGTGGGAGTGGGCCGGGGAGTTGAAGGTGGTGTGACCATGTTGTGTGTCTGTTGGAGTCCTAAGGAGGAGGGTCAACCTTCTTTCCTGATCACAGACTGTTGCCAGAAAAATTGACATAGAAAGGACAAGTTTCTCTCAAGGTCAcacggagggaggagggaaggacccagaagtcctggctttgccacagAAATCCATTCCAGcggcagtgtgtgtgtgggggggggggggtcggaaGGGTCCCCAGGAATTTCCAGCTAAGTTTCTTCTCACGGGTAGCCAGGTGGGCTCTAGGGGAAGGGGGTCGGTTATCACAGCACCCTGAGCAGGGGGCTTCCCAGAGGTTCTTGTGCACAGGGGAGGGGCGCCAAGCAGAAAGGAAATGGGGgggtccctccctcctcccaattTTCTATGCCTTGAGCTCCTTCTTCAGAACACCTAGGAAAGGGTACAATGTTAGATTGTGTAccttatgtatgtgtgtgtgtggtggtgggggcTCTTGGGAAGGAAAATTGCCCTGTCTGCCGCTGACACTGGGGTGGGAGACCAAGACCTGGGGGTGACCCCAGTTCTAACACCCCTTCTGCCGGGCTaagtgaccttgggaaagtctcTCGTCCTCTCTGCGCGGGTCCCCTAGTTTCCCCATCTGGGCGATGTAAAGGAGGAAGGCGGGCAGCTACGCCCTGAAGTCCCGGGCAGCTCCGGAGAAGTGAGACTGCCATTCCCCTCCCTTGGCCCGCCTAAGAGGCTGGAAGGCGCTGAGGATGCTCcgtgcagggctgggcagagcgGAGCGCCCGCTCCAGAAGGTCACCTCGCCCGCAAGTCCGTCAGGGGAGAGGCGCTCTGAGCCCTGGGAGGGAATTCAGACAATCGGGGGCCAACAACTGCCAccgccggggggtggggggagtcccGTCCAGAATGGGGGTCCAGGAAAGCGATTGCTTGGAGAGGAGTGCGCGCCTGCAGCCCCTCCGCGCGCCTTAAAGGAAAAGTCCGCGCGCGCACAAGGACCCCGGAGGTCCCTCCTCCGACCCTGGTCTTTGCCCTTGGTCTGGGACCCTGAGTCCTCCCAGCGTGGCCACCCAGCTTTTGGCGCCGGCAAGTTTCTGTTGCTCCGCCGGGGCGCTGGCCTCCCCGCCCGCTCCCTTGGCCTCCCCGCCAAGTCCCGCCCGGACGGAGTTTGGGGACTGCTGAGGCCACCTCCGCCCGGACCCCGCAGGCCTGGGCAGAAAAGCGCTGGGAAGGAGCCGGTGGCCGCAGACCTGCAAGGTGCAGGGGCGAGGGCGGTGGacgaggggagaggggagggcagggcagcatGCTGCTCACCCGTAAAGGCTCCCACTGCCTTCTTGATGTCCTCAGCGCTGAGCAAGTCTGTCATCGCCATCCTGCAACTGTTTGAGCGGGCAGAGCAAGTGCGAAAAGATTAAAAAGTGCTTTTCTCATCATTTCTGCTCATATGACCAGCGCTGCAGTGCTGCGCGCCGCCTGCCCGGCCTGGCACCGCGCCAGGGTCGCCCGGCTTTGCGCGCTGCCGGGACGGCTCAGTCCAGCCGTGCCGCCCGGCAGCGCGGGCCGCGGGCCGCGGGTGGGAGGGCGCCCGCCTGCTCccgctccggctccggctcccgCTTCCGCCCAGTCCCGCCAGGGGCCCTCGGGATCCTGGGGCTTCGGCCAGGGCACGAGGGGAAGGGGCCACCTCTGGAATTTAGGGAGCACCCGCGTCACCGCTGGGTCTGGAGAGTCCGCCTGCGTCAAGGGCACGCAGGAGGCGCGGGGTCTCCTACCTGGGCACCTTGGAGGCTGTCCTGCCTCGTGGGGAGGATACTGGACCGGCAGGCGCCAGCCCGCACCCCCGTGGGCTCCTCAGCCCTgctccctttttctctccactCCTACCTCCGCCTTTGCTCTGGTCTGTCCTGGATGCAAATTTATGATGCAAAATCTGAGCGCTGAGGTCGTGAAACCTGACCCACTGGACCCAGGGAGAgggtggcagggacagggacaggcagGAGCTGCTGGGGCCCTTCGAGGGTACCCTGTCCCACATCTGGCCAGAGATGTGCATTCGGAAACCTGactttatttattaacttatttaatttttttgctgaCTTAGCTCTCTACTAACTACTTGCTTTACTGGTCTCCCGGGTCCCAGGGGACGGAGGGTGCAGACTCTCCCCATTCCCACAAACCGActgtgggagggagggatggagaacTACTGGGATCTCTATGCACCCTCCTAGAAGGCCCCGGGCATGTTTGGGGCGAGGGTGGCACCATCCCACCACACTTTCTAGACCAATTAAGCAGGCTTGGGGGTCCGTACTGCACTTCTGGGAAATGCGACACTCCTGTCTTTATGGAGCTGGAGACCGGTTACATCTTCCCCGTGGTCCCACAAGGATCCAGCTGCAACAAGCTACCCCTAGAGCGTGTGAGCGCTggtcagggaggcaggaggcctgggtcCTGGACCTTGGGCTGCACTAAGTCCCTGCGTGACCTTGGCTTGTGACCTTCTTTTCTGGGCTTCTGTCTCCGTCTGTTGTGTTAGACGGGTGGTCCCTTCTAGTGGGACCTAGGGACTCCAACTTAAGGTATGGGCAGGTAGGCAGGGGCTGGGATGGTGGTGGCCCTTGTGGTGGGGACCAGAGAGAGCTGCTTAGCTGCCCAGTCAGTCGCTCAAGTTCCCTGGCGCTCGCTGTCAACACTGTCTCTCCCGCTCAGCCTTGGATGGCTGCCCTTCCTGGAAACCTTAGGTGGCTGCTGCTGGCTCCAGCTGCCCCCTCCCTGTGAGTCAGCTCCTTTGGGCAGCAGCCCGCCAGCTGGCTTCCAAGGCGCCCAGCCGGCAGCTCCCGACCTGCTATCTCTCAGCTCGGGGCCTTCCCAGGAGCCCCCGGCTGCCCCGgttcctgctgcctctgccccttTCCCCCAGCCAGGCCACTGACTCTGACATGCTGAGCTTCTGTGCTGTCATTTTAGCTCCCAGGCTCAGCTCACTCCAGCGGCCTAGCTGGAGAGTCTGTTCCCCCAGCTGAAGGACCCTTATGCTACATTGGTAGGGAAACTGAGTCCGGACGGTCATGACTGGCCTAGGGACACACAGTGAGACAGTGGCAGAGCAGGGCCCACTCCCGGCTCTACTAACCTGGAGTTCGGTGACCCTCTTGGTGGTCCTCCCTGGTGCCCAGGACCCAGCTCTAAGTCCCAGGCATCTGAGCCACATGGTGGCTCCTGGAGAGTCCCCAAACACTGAGCCCGTGGTGAAGTCTGGAGCCTCAACAGAGgccccctc is a window from the Eulemur rufifrons isolate Redbay chromosome 16, OSU_ERuf_1, whole genome shotgun sequence genome containing:
- the PVALB gene encoding parvalbumin alpha; protein product: MAMTDLLSAEDIKKAVGAFTATDSFDHKKFFQMVGLKKKSADDVRKVFHILDKDKSGFIEEEELGFILKGFSPDARDLSAKETKTLMAAGDKDGDGKIGVDEFSTLVAES